AAAGGCCGCCACGCCGGCGCGGGGACGGGTCCGCCGCGCCGCGTGACGACGCCGGTCAATCGGCGATGCGGCCGCGTGCCATCACCCAGTCGACCTTTTCCAACACTGTGACGTCGGTCAGCGGGTCGCCGCTGACGGCGATCATATCTGCCGACATCCCGGGCGCGATCCGTCCGATCTCGTTTTCGAGCGACAGCAGCTTTGCGGCGACCGTCGTCGCGCTCGCCAGCGCCTCGCGCGGGGTCAGCCCATATTTGACGAGCAGCTTGAACTCGCCGCCGTTGCGGCCATGTTCGAACACGCCGGCATCGGTGCCGAAGGCGATCGGCACGCCCAGCGCCTTGGCGCGGGTTACCGCCTTGCCGACGTCGTTCAGCGTCATGCGCACCTTGTTTTCGACCGTCGGCGTGTAGATGCCCTTGCCGAGCCGTTCGCGAATACCCTCAAACGCCATCAACGTCGGGACGAGATAGGTGCCCTTGGCCTTCATGACCTGGAGCGTTGCGTCGTCGGCGAAGGTGCCATGTTCGATGCTGTCGATGCCGGCCGCGGCCGAGGATTTGATCCCGCCCGCGCCGTGCGCATGCGCCATCACCTTGAGCCCCAGCGAATGGGCGGTGTCCGCGATGCTCTGCAGTTCGGGGCTAGTGAAATGCCCCTCGAGCCCGCGCGCCTGCTGCGACAGTACGCCGCCGGTCGCAGTGATCTTGATGACGTCCGCTCCGGCGCGAGAGGCCTTGCGGACCTTCTCGGCGCACTCGACCGCACCGGTGCAGGTATAGCCTTCATCGAGAACGGCATGAATGTCCTCGCGAAAGCCCGTGACGTCGCCATGCCCGCCGATGATCGACAGCGCCGGG
This sequence is a window from Sphingopyxis sp. USTB-05. Protein-coding genes within it:
- a CDS encoding amidohydrolase family protein; translation: MRKLGMVAAATLALLGTTAYAKTTVIYAGRVITDAGQPAQGPSTVIITDDRITSIAPGRAAAPTGAEVVDLGDKTLLPGLVDLHVHLTGDPGDDYRAAAVDPDEWGVVVGAKNAAITLRAGFTTVREAGSAQYTAFSLRRGTTNGFIEGPRIVAAGPALSIIGGHGDVTGFREDIHAVLDEGYTCTGAVECAEKVRKASRAGADVIKITATGGVLSQQARGLEGHFTSPELQSIADTAHSLGLKVMAHAHGAGGIKSSAAAGIDSIEHGTFADDATLQVMKAKGTYLVPTLMAFEGIRERLGKGIYTPTVENKVRMTLNDVGKAVTRAKALGVPIAFGTDAGVFEHGRNGGEFKLLVKYGLTPREALASATTVAAKLLSLENEIGRIAPGMSADMIAVSGDPLTDVTVLEKVDWVMARGRIAD